From the genome of Candidatus Methylomirabilota bacterium, one region includes:
- a CDS encoding tartrate dehydrogenase: MRHRIAVIPGDGIGKEVVPEGRRVLDAAGRRFGFDVEWTTFDWSCERYTKTGRMMPEDGLDQLRGFEAIFLGAVGSPGVPDHVSLWGLLIPIRRGFHQYVNLRPVRLLKGARSPLAGRGPADIDMLIVRENNEGEYSEIGGRLYQGAPEEMAVQQAIFTRRGCDRVMRYAFELATRRPRRHVTSATKSNGIIHSMPFWDERFAAIAKEYPGVKTAQFHIDILTAHFVQHPDWFDVVVGSNLFGDILSDLGPAIAGSIGLAPGGNINPEKEYPSMFEPVHGSAPDIAGKGIANPIAQIWTGAMMLEHLGHAEAARAVVAAIERLVEEGKTLTRDLGGKATTTEVGQAIAALL, from the coding sequence ATGCGACACAGGATCGCGGTGATTCCCGGCGACGGGATCGGCAAGGAGGTCGTGCCCGAGGGCCGGCGCGTCCTCGACGCGGCCGGCCGCCGGTTCGGCTTCGACGTCGAGTGGACGACGTTCGACTGGAGCTGCGAGCGCTACACGAAGACGGGCCGGATGATGCCGGAGGACGGGCTGGACCAGCTCCGGGGCTTCGAGGCGATCTTCCTCGGCGCCGTCGGATCCCCCGGCGTGCCCGACCACGTCTCGCTGTGGGGGCTCCTGATCCCGATCCGCCGCGGGTTCCACCAGTACGTCAACCTCCGCCCGGTGCGGCTGCTCAAGGGCGCCCGGTCGCCGCTCGCCGGCCGCGGGCCCGCGGACATCGACATGCTGATCGTGCGCGAGAACAACGAGGGCGAGTACTCCGAGATCGGCGGGCGGCTCTACCAGGGCGCGCCGGAGGAGATGGCCGTCCAGCAGGCGATCTTCACGCGGCGGGGCTGTGACCGCGTGATGCGCTACGCCTTCGAGCTGGCGACGAGGCGGCCGCGCCGTCACGTGACCTCGGCGACGAAGTCGAACGGGATCATCCACAGCATGCCGTTCTGGGACGAGCGCTTCGCCGCGATCGCGAAGGAGTACCCGGGCGTCAAGACGGCGCAGTTTCACATCGACATCCTGACCGCCCACTTCGTCCAGCACCCCGACTGGTTCGACGTCGTCGTCGGCTCGAACCTCTTCGGCGACATCCTCTCCGATCTCGGCCCCGCCATCGCGGGCTCGATCGGCCTGGCGCCCGGCGGCAACATCAACCCCGAGAAGGAATACCCGTCCATGTTCGAGCCCGTGCACGGCTCCGCCCCCGACATCGCGGGCAAGGGGATCGCGAACCCGATCGCGCAGATCTGGACGGGCGCGATGATGCTCGAGCACCTGGGTCACGCCGAGGCGGCCCGCGCCGTCGTCGCGGCGATCGAGCGTCT
- a CDS encoding enoyl-CoA hydratase-related protein, protein MSDYKCLLYEVKDAVATLTLNRPERLNALGDTLREDLHAAVLRASQDGDVRAVVLTGAGKAFCAGGDVKAMNEAKEGRAERPLAEKVAPLRDRVLLALRDAPKPVIAAVNGAAAGAGMNLALGCDIRLASTAAKFTQAFVKRGLHPDWGGTYFLPRLVGMAKACELVFTGDVIDAQEALRLGLVNAVYPPEELMRATYELAKKLAAGPPVAIRLAKRALYHSEAADLRAALEFETFAQNVCFETEDAREGIRAFVEKRAPLFRGR, encoded by the coding sequence ATGAGCGATTACAAGTGCCTGCTCTACGAGGTGAAGGACGCCGTCGCCACGCTGACGCTGAACCGTCCCGAGCGCCTCAACGCGCTCGGCGACACGCTGCGCGAGGACCTCCACGCCGCGGTCCTCCGCGCGAGCCAGGACGGCGACGTGCGCGCGGTGGTGCTGACCGGCGCCGGCAAGGCCTTCTGCGCGGGCGGCGACGTGAAGGCCATGAACGAGGCCAAGGAGGGCCGCGCCGAGCGCCCGCTCGCGGAGAAGGTCGCGCCGCTCCGCGACCGCGTGCTCCTGGCGCTCCGCGACGCGCCGAAGCCCGTGATCGCCGCGGTGAACGGCGCCGCCGCCGGCGCCGGCATGAACCTGGCGCTCGGCTGCGACATCCGGCTCGCCTCGACGGCGGCGAAGTTCACCCAGGCGTTCGTCAAGCGCGGCCTCCACCCCGACTGGGGCGGGACCTACTTCCTGCCGCGCCTCGTCGGCATGGCGAAGGCGTGCGAGCTCGTCTTCACCGGCGACGTCATCGACGCCCAGGAGGCGCTGCGGCTCGGGCTCGTGAACGCCGTCTACCCGCCCGAGGAGCTGATGCGCGCGACCTACGAGCTGGCGAAGAAGCTCGCCGCCGGGCCGCCCGTCGCGATCCGCCTCGCCAAGCGCGCGCTCTACCACAGCGAGGCGGCCGACCTGCGCGCGGCGCTCGAGTTCGAGACCTTCGCGCAGAACGTCTGCTTCGAGACGGAGGACGCGCGCGAGGGCATCCGGGCGTTCGTCGAGAAGCGCGCGCCGCTGTTCCGCGGGCGCTGA
- a CDS encoding 5-methyltetrahydropteroyltriglutamate--homocysteine methyltransferase codes for MSPGITTTVVGSYPQPGWLVDRAKFQQSVVPRVRMPEVWRVAESFLAEAQDDAVRLAVRDMERAGVDVVTDGEQRRESYFNQFANALEGVDLDRPGTAVSRLGRPIPVPRIVGPIRRARPVCLGDVRFLRSVTDRLIKVTVPGPFTLAQLAEDEHYRDPARLAMAYAEAVNAELRDLEPHVDAIQLDEPYLEAQPERARAYAIPAIDRALAGLDKPTCVHLCFGYAYSHALAGSTKASGYSFLAELDRCGARQVSIEAAQPRLDPAALDALPSKTIVLGVLDLGDPTPETPDAVARRLEAALRHVPAGRLVAAPDCGMKFLARDVAFAKLRALVAGARLVAGGR; via the coding sequence ATGAGCCCCGGCATCACGACCACCGTCGTCGGCAGCTATCCGCAGCCGGGCTGGCTCGTGGACAGGGCGAAGTTCCAGCAGTCCGTCGTCCCCCGCGTCCGCATGCCGGAGGTGTGGCGCGTGGCCGAGTCCTTCCTCGCCGAGGCGCAGGACGACGCCGTACGCCTCGCGGTGCGCGACATGGAGCGCGCGGGCGTGGACGTCGTCACCGACGGCGAGCAGCGGCGCGAGTCCTATTTCAACCAGTTCGCGAACGCGCTCGAGGGCGTGGACCTCGACCGGCCGGGGACCGCGGTGAGCCGCCTCGGCCGGCCGATCCCGGTGCCGCGGATCGTCGGACCGATTCGCCGCGCGCGGCCCGTGTGCCTCGGCGACGTGCGGTTCCTCCGCTCGGTGACCGACCGGCTCATCAAGGTGACGGTGCCCGGACCGTTCACGCTCGCGCAGCTCGCCGAGGACGAGCACTACCGGGACCCGGCGCGGCTCGCCATGGCCTATGCGGAGGCGGTGAACGCCGAGCTCCGCGACCTCGAGCCCCACGTGGACGCGATCCAGCTCGACGAGCCCTACCTGGAGGCCCAGCCCGAGCGTGCCCGCGCGTACGCGATCCCGGCGATCGATCGCGCCCTCGCCGGGCTCGACAAGCCGACGTGCGTCCATCTCTGCTTCGGTTACGCGTACTCGCACGCGCTCGCGGGGAGCACCAAGGCGAGCGGCTACTCGTTCCTGGCGGAGCTCGACCGGTGCGGCGCGCGGCAGGTGTCCATCGAGGCGGCGCAGCCGCGGCTCGACCCGGCGGCGCTCGACGCGCTCCCCTCCAAGACGATCGTCCTGGGCGTGCTCGACCTCGGCGACCCGACGCCCGAGACGCCCGACGCCGTCGCGCGCCGCCTCGAGGCGGCGCTCCGCCACGTGCCGGCCGGGCGCCTCGTCGCGGCGCCCGACTGCGGGATGAAGTTCCTGGCGCGCGACGTGGCGTTCGCGAAGCTCCGCGCCCTCGTCGCGGGCGCGCGCCTCGTCGCCGGCGGGCGCTAG
- a CDS encoding glucose 1-dehydrogenase yields the protein MRLAGKRALITGGGTGIGRATAELFAREGAAVMVSDRRRAELEETVRRASRAGGRAGLVQGDVGSAADAERMVAEAVTTLGGIDVLVNSAGIIVRNASVTTVSLEDWERMLRIDLTGVFLVSRFALVEMVKAGRGGSIVHVSSVAGIVGDPKLAPYNATKGGVNLLTKNMALDYAPHGIRVNAVCPGRIWTPMPMSRLKPEDDPEEILARWGKNIPLGRVGMPEDVVAAILFLTAEESSWITGTWLVVDGGATCSHPPIG from the coding sequence ATGCGGCTCGCGGGCAAGCGCGCGCTGATCACGGGCGGCGGGACGGGCATCGGGCGCGCGACCGCCGAGCTGTTCGCGCGCGAGGGCGCGGCGGTCATGGTCTCCGACCGGCGGCGGGCCGAGCTGGAGGAGACGGTCCGGCGCGCGAGCCGGGCCGGCGGGCGCGCGGGTTTGGTGCAGGGCGACGTGGGCTCGGCCGCCGACGCCGAGCGCATGGTCGCCGAGGCCGTGACGACGCTCGGCGGCATCGACGTCCTCGTCAACAGCGCCGGGATCATCGTGCGCAACGCGTCGGTCACCACCGTCTCGCTCGAGGACTGGGAGCGAATGCTCCGGATCGACCTCACGGGCGTGTTCCTCGTCTCGCGCTTCGCGCTCGTCGAGATGGTGAAGGCCGGCCGCGGCGGATCCATCGTGCACGTGTCGTCCGTCGCCGGGATCGTCGGTGACCCGAAGCTCGCGCCGTACAACGCGACCAAGGGCGGGGTGAATCTCCTCACCAAGAACATGGCGCTCGACTACGCGCCGCACGGCATCCGCGTCAACGCGGTGTGTCCGGGCCGCATCTGGACGCCGATGCCGATGAGCCGGCTCAAGCCCGAAGACGATCCCGAGGAGATCCTCGCGCGCTGGGGGAAGAACATCCCGCTGGGCCGGGTGGGCATGCCGGAGGACGTCGTCGCCGCGATCCTGTTCCTGACGGCGGAGGAATCCTCGTGGATCACCGGCACGTGGCTCGTCGTGGACGGCGGCGCCACGTGCTCTCACCCGCCGATCGGCTGA
- a CDS encoding Uma2 family endonuclease, translated as MGPMTLGDPPLRTRRWTRVEYERLVDQGVFHADEHLELLDGLLVVREPQGSRHGAALAALCDVLARAFGAGFHVRPHLPVALDDASEPEPDVVVVPGGPWEYASGPASTPVLVVEIAETSLALDHGDKGSLYARAGIADYWILNLTAAVLEVYRRPGENPGARFGWEYRHAQYLARAASLTPLAAPAKEIAVADLLPPA; from the coding sequence ATGGGCCCGATGACGCTCGGCGATCCGCCGCTCAGGACCCGACGCTGGACGCGCGTCGAGTACGAGCGGCTCGTCGACCAGGGCGTGTTCCACGCGGACGAGCACCTCGAGCTGCTCGACGGCCTGCTCGTCGTGCGCGAGCCCCAGGGCAGCCGTCACGGCGCGGCGCTCGCCGCTCTGTGTGACGTGCTGGCGCGGGCCTTCGGCGCCGGCTTCCACGTTCGGCCGCACCTTCCCGTCGCCCTGGACGACGCCTCCGAGCCCGAGCCGGACGTGGTCGTGGTTCCGGGCGGGCCGTGGGAGTACGCGTCCGGACCTGCCTCCACGCCCGTGCTCGTCGTCGAGATCGCCGAGACATCGCTCGCCCTCGACCACGGCGACAAGGGCAGCCTCTACGCGCGCGCGGGGATCGCGGACTACTGGATCTTGAACCTCACGGCCGCCGTGCTCGAGGTCTATCGCCGGCCCGGTGAGAACCCGGGGGCGCGCTTCGGCTGGGAGTACCGGCACGCCCAGTACCTCGCGCGCGCCGCCTCCCTCACCCCGCTCGCCGCACCCGCCAAGGAGATCGCGGTGGCCGACCTGCTCCCGCCGGCGTAG
- a CDS encoding long-chain-fatty-acid--CoA ligase, with protein sequence MTWSLADTIREHGRERGALPMITFGARTITWAEMDARSSRVAQGLLAAGLAEQDRVAFVDKNGPEYFEVLFGGGKANVVDVAVNWRLQPAEMAYIVNDAEAKLLFVGPDFLGHLDEMEPVLKTVQKVIVIGAEPRRETHERYEAWLARHEARDPGRVSALGDVAMQLYTSGTTGLPKGAMLTNGNLGTLLPHVGPLWHVDATSVNLVCMPLFHIGGSGWALVGMVRGCHSILVREFVPQEILATLERHGVTNALFVPAMLQFLTAVPGAAERDYSVLRAIVYGASPITNEVLVRSMKTFRCPFTQVYGLTETTGAITQLPAADHATEGPKARLLRSAGKPFPWVELRVVDPATERDCPAGEVGELWTRSVQNFKGYWNKTEETARTLGADGWLRTGDAGFLDSEGYLFLTDRVKDMIISGGENIYPAEIENALSDHPAIADVAVIGVPDARWGETVKAIVVPKPGMAPRPDEIIAFARARLAHFKCPTSVDFAATLPRNPSGKLLKRELREPYWKGRERRIN encoded by the coding sequence ATGACCTGGTCACTCGCCGATACGATCCGCGAGCACGGGCGGGAGCGCGGTGCGCTGCCGATGATCACGTTCGGAGCGCGCACGATCACCTGGGCGGAGATGGACGCGCGCTCGAGCCGGGTGGCGCAGGGCCTGCTCGCCGCGGGGCTTGCCGAGCAGGACCGCGTCGCCTTCGTGGACAAGAACGGGCCCGAGTACTTCGAGGTCCTCTTCGGCGGCGGAAAGGCGAACGTGGTCGACGTGGCCGTCAACTGGCGGCTCCAGCCCGCCGAGATGGCCTACATCGTCAACGACGCCGAGGCGAAGCTCCTCTTCGTCGGGCCCGACTTCCTCGGCCACCTGGACGAGATGGAGCCGGTGCTCAAGACCGTGCAGAAGGTCATCGTGATCGGCGCCGAGCCCCGGCGCGAGACGCACGAGCGCTACGAGGCGTGGCTCGCGCGTCACGAGGCGCGCGACCCGGGGCGCGTCTCGGCGCTGGGCGACGTGGCGATGCAGCTCTACACCTCGGGCACGACGGGATTGCCGAAGGGCGCGATGCTCACCAACGGAAACCTCGGCACGCTCCTGCCGCACGTCGGCCCCTTGTGGCACGTGGACGCGACCTCGGTGAACCTCGTCTGCATGCCGCTCTTCCACATCGGCGGGTCGGGCTGGGCGCTGGTCGGCATGGTACGCGGCTGCCACTCGATCCTCGTGCGCGAGTTCGTGCCGCAAGAGATCCTCGCGACGCTCGAGCGCCACGGCGTGACGAACGCCCTCTTCGTCCCCGCGATGCTCCAGTTCCTCACCGCGGTGCCGGGCGCGGCCGAGCGCGACTACTCGGTGCTGCGCGCGATCGTCTACGGCGCCTCGCCGATCACGAACGAGGTGCTCGTGCGCTCGATGAAGACGTTCCGCTGTCCTTTCACGCAGGTGTACGGGCTCACGGAGACCACGGGCGCGATCACGCAGCTCCCAGCCGCCGACCACGCGACGGAGGGACCGAAGGCGCGTCTCCTGCGCTCGGCGGGCAAGCCCTTTCCGTGGGTCGAGCTGCGCGTGGTGGATCCGGCGACCGAGCGCGACTGCCCCGCGGGAGAGGTGGGGGAGCTCTGGACGCGCTCGGTCCAGAACTTCAAGGGTTATTGGAACAAGACCGAGGAGACGGCGCGGACGCTCGGCGCCGACGGCTGGCTCAGGACGGGCGATGCGGGCTTCCTCGACTCCGAGGGCTACCTCTTCCTCACCGACCGCGTGAAGGACATGATCATCAGCGGCGGCGAGAACATCTACCCGGCCGAGATCGAGAACGCGCTCTCCGACCATCCCGCCATCGCCGACGTGGCTGTGATCGGCGTGCCCGACGCGCGCTGGGGCGAGACGGTGAAGGCGATCGTCGTGCCGAAGCCCGGCATGGCGCCGCGCCCCGACGAGATCATCGCCTTCGCGCGCGCGCGCCTCGCCCACTTCAAGTGCCCGACGTCGGTGGACTTCGCCGCGACGCTCCCGCGCAATCCGTCGGGCAAGCTCTTGAAGCGCGAGCTGCGCGAGCCCTACTGGAAGGGGCGCGAGCGCCGCATCAACTGA